The following proteins come from a genomic window of Miscanthus floridulus cultivar M001 chromosome 2, ASM1932011v1, whole genome shotgun sequence:
- the LOC136535755 gene encoding ADP,ATP carrier protein 1, mitochondrial-like — translation MADELRSTSVVQKVHGQSVLLSRISSYSAMNNPVFNNAYSAYNAPWRSYHGMNATVGLSSVMAPSPVFASAPKEKGFSGFMIDFMMGGVSAAVSKTAAAPIERVKLLIQNQDEMLKTGRLSEPYKGIGDCFGRTIRDEGFVSLWRGNTANVIRYFPTQALNFAFKDHFKRMFNFKKDKDGYWKWFAGNLASGGAAGACSLFFVYSLDYARTRLANDAKAAKKGGERQFNGLVDVYRKTLASDGIRGLYRGFNISCVGIIVYRGLYFGMYDSLKPVLLVGTLQDNFLASFLLGWGITIGAGLASYPIDTVRRRMMMTSGEAVKYNSSLDAFKQIVAKEGTKSLFKGAGANILRAVAGAGVLAGYDKLQVIAFGKKYGSGGG, via the exons ATGGCGGATGAACTACGCTCTACGTCTGTGGTCCAGAAGGTCCATGGGCAGTCCGTGCTATTGAGTAGAATCTCTTCCTATTCTGCCATGAACAACCCTGTATTCAACAATGCCTATTCTGCTTACAATGCGCCCTGGAGGTCATATCATGGGATGAATGCAACTGTTGGACTCTCGTCTGTCATGGCACCATCCCCTGTCTTCGCTTCTGCCCCAAAAGAGAAAGGCTTTTCTGGATTTATGATCGACTTTATGATGGGTGGAGTTTCTGCTGCTGTCTCCAAGACAGCTGCTGCTCCGATTGAGCGTGTCAAGCTTTTGATTCAGAACCAAGATGAAATGCTTAAGACTGGCAGGCTTTCTGAACCCTACAAGGGTATTGGGGATTGCTTTGGCCGGACAATCAGAGATGAGGGTTTTGTCTCACTGTGGAGAGGGAACACAGCTAATGTCATCCGTTACTTCCCCACACAG GCATTGAACTTTGCGTTCAAGGATCACTTCAAGCGCATGTTCAACTTTAAGAAGGACAAGGATGGGTACTGGAAGTGGTTTGCTGGAAATCTGGCTTctggaggagctgctggtgcttgcTCTCTATTCTTTGTGTATTCTCTGGATTACGCTCGTACGCGTTTGGCCAATGATGCCAAGGCTGCAAAGAAGGGTGGTGAGAGGCAGTTCAATGGACTTGTTGATGTTTACCGCAAGACCCTTGCCAGTGATGGTATTCGTGGCCTCTACCGTGGATTCAATATCTCTTGTGTGGGGATCATTGTGTACCGAGGTCTTTACTTCGGTATGTATGACTCCCTGAAGCCAGTGCTCCTTGTTGGTACCCTGCAG GACAACTTCTTAGCCAGCTTCTTGCTCGGCTGGGGTATAACCATTGGTGCTGGCCTTGCCTCGTACCCCATTGATACTGTTCGCCGTCGCATGATGATGACATCTGGTGAGGCCGTCAAGTACAACAGCTCCTTGGATGCTTTCAAGCAGATTGTCGCAAAGGAGGGTACCAAGTCCCTTTTCAAGGGTGCTGGCGCAAACATCCTCCGTGCTGTCGCTGGTGCTGGTGTCCTTGCTGGGTATGACAAGCTCCAGGTGATCGCCTTCGGCAAGAAGTACGGGTCTGGTGGGGGctaa
- the LOC136535756 gene encoding uncharacterized protein, whose product MSAGGAFGGNRGVRPVPPEKGVFPLDHLHECDLEKKDYLSCLKSIGFQSEKCRQFSKKYLECRMERNLMAKQDMSELGFRNVDEADTSPDTNRQLESPPSEQKENKIAV is encoded by the exons ATGAGTGCTG GTGGTGCTTTTGGTGGAAATAGGGGGGTGAGGCCTGTACCTCCTGAAAAAGGTGTATTCCCATTGGATCACTTACATGAGTGCGACTTG GAGAAGAAAGACTATCTTTCCTGCCTGAAATCTATAGGGTTCCAATCTGAAAAATGTCGGCAGTTCTCAAAGAAGTATCTGGAATGTCGAATGGAGAG AAACTTGATGGCAAAGCAAGACATGTCAGAGCTTGGGTTCAGAAATGTGGACGAAGCGGATACGTCTCCTGACACGAACAGGCAACTGGAGAGCCCTCCTAGTGAGCAAAAGGAGAACAAAATAGCCGTTTGA
- the LOC136540735 gene encoding fasciclin-like arabinogalactan protein 8 gives MASQRLVAAAAALVACLLVLPVHGRNITAILQGYKEYKLYNQYLSETKVCDEINSRQSTSMTILVLSNDAMTTLAKDAGDSLPAIKNALRLHSVLDYYDRKKVKKYGDESAATLYQATGDAAETTGNVKVVDQEDKNYGFSAATAGARICTVTKEVETHPFKFAILEVTAPIEFDGLFDVPSTANLTRLLERAGCKVFASLAASTGVLKSYEDAMDKGLTLFAVNDDAFSAKDVPDVKTMSKANLTKLLQLHALPSYNTKTSLKSVKGPLRTLAPKDDVTVVAKGDDVSLDTGKTRSRVASTVVDSVPFCLLTMDSLLVPPELYVGAPEAAPAPAPSEAPQGSPAAADAPSVAADHADHKSKKPSASSAVASRPIAALTAAAVCSVVLSSLL, from the coding sequence ATGGCGTCGCAGCGgctcgtggcggcggcggcggcgctggtggcCTGCCTCCTAGTGCTGCCGGTGCACGGGCGCAACATCACGGCCATCCTCCAGGGGTACAAGGAGTACAAGCTGTACAACCAGTACCTGTCGGAGACGAAGGTGTGCGACGAGATCAACTCGCGGCAGTCGACGTCGATGACCATCCTGGTGCTCTCCAACGACGCCATGACGACGCTGGCCAAGGACGCCGGGGACTCGCTCCCCGCCATCAAGAACGCGCTGCGCCTCCACTCGGTGCTCGACTACTACGACCGCAAGAAGGTGAAGAAGTACGGCGACGAGAGCGCCGCCACGCTGTACCAGGCCACGGGCGACGCCGCGGAGACCACGGGCAACGTCAAGGTGGTGGACCAGGAGGACAAGAACTACGGCTTCTCCGCCGCCACGGCGGGCGCCAGGATCTGCACCGTCACCAAGGAGGTGGAGACGCACCCGTTCAAGTTCGCCATCCTCGAGGTCACGGCGCCCATCGAGTTCGACGGCCTCTTCGACGTCCCTTCCACTGCCAACCTCACCCGCCTCCTGGAGCGCGCCGGCTGCAAGGTCTTCGCGTCGCTGGCCGCCTCCACGGGCGTGCTCAAGTCGTACGAGGACGCCATGGACAAGGGCCTCACCCTGTTCGCCGTCAACGACGACGCGTTCAGCGCCAAGGACGTGCCCGACGTCAAGACCATGTCCAAAGCCAACCTCACCAAGCTCCTCCAGCTCCACGCCCTGCCTTCCTACAACACCAAGACGTCGCTCAAGTCCGTCAAGGGCCCGCTCCGCACGCTGGCCCCCAAGGACGACGTCACGGTGGTCGCCAAGGGCGACGACGTCTCGCTCGACACCGGCAAGACCAGGTCCCGCGTCGCGTCCACCGTCGTCGACAGCGTCCCGTTCTGCCTGCTCACCATGGACAGCCTCCTGGTGCCACCGGAGCTCTACGTCGGCGCCCCGGAGGCagcaccggcgccggcgccctCGGAGGCGCCACAGGGGTCCCCTGCCGCGGCGGATGCACCGTCGGTGGCCGCGGACCACGCGGACCACAAGTCCAAGAAGCCGTCGGCGTCGTCAGCCGTCGCGTCGCGCCCGATCGCCGCGCTCACCGCGGCGGCCGTGTGTTCCGTCGTCCTCTCGTCCCTCTTGTGA
- the LOC136540734 gene encoding calcium-binding protein KIC-like, translated as MRELASGFRQLMDPARGLITFDSLRRSASLLGLGGMSDDDLRGMLAEGDFDGDGALSEMEFCVVMVRLSPELMDEPRRWLDDAVDQASRFLFTSAATTVTGEHQPAHGHDGEQQTRRDDRAAAMYIPATTASTRRHQPGHVTFAR; from the coding sequence ATGCGGGAGCTGGCGAGTGGGTTCCGCCAGCTCATGGACCCCGCAAGGGGGCTCATCACCTTCGACAGCCTCCGCCGCAGCGCGTCGCTGCTGGGTCTGGGCGGCATGTCCGACGACGACCTCCGCGGGATGCTCGCCGAGGGCGACTTCGACGGCGACGGCGCGCTCAGCGAGATGGAGTTCTGCGTCGTCATGGTCCGCCTCAGCCCCGAGCTCATGGACGAGCCCCGGAGGTGGCTCGACGACGCCGTCGACCAGGCGTCCCGCTTCCTCTTCACCAGCGCGGCCACGACGGTCACCGGCGAGCACCAGCCCGCCCACGGCCACGATGGCGAGCAGCAGACGCGCCGAGACGACAGAGCAGCGGCCATGTACATCCCGGCGACGACGGCGAGCACCAGACGCCACCAGCCCGGCCACGTGACCTTCGCACGGTGA